The Pseudomonas moraviensis genome contains the following window.
CACGGTCAGTCGTGCCAGCCTGAGTGCCGGGCTGCCGTTGAACAAACAACGCCTGAGCCTGGATCTGCTACCCCGTGCGGCGGCGCGGGCCGGGTTGCAGGCGCGGTTATTACGGCGTGACTTGAAAGACATTTCGCCGCTGAACCTGCCGATCCTGTTGCTGCTCAACGATGGCCGCACCGCCGTGCTGCGCCGGTTTGGCGAGGACGGCAAAGCCCTGCTGCTGCCCAGTGAGGCCGATGGCGGCGAGCAATGGGTCAGTCGCGAAGAACTCAACGAGTACTACAGCGGCCAGGCGTTGTTCGCCCGCCCGCGCCATGAACTCGAAGACCTGCGCGCGCCGCTGGTGCCACGGGTGCATGCGTGGTTTCGCGACACCCTGAAACTGTCGAAATGGCTGTACAGCGATGCGATCCTCGCCAGTTTCCTGATCAACCTGTTGGGCCTGATGGTGCCGTTGTTCGTCATGCAGACCTACGACCGCGTGGTACCGAATCAGGCGACCTCGACCTTGTGGGTGCTGTCGATCGGCTTGCTGATCGGCACCGGTTTCGAACTGGTGCTGCGCGTGGTGCGTGCACACCTGCTCGACACCGCCGGGAAAAAAACCGATGTGATCCTCTCGGCCACTTTGTTCGAGCGCATCACCGGCATGTCGATGAAAGCGCGGCCGGCGACCATCGGCGGATTCGCCCAGAGCATTCATGACTTTCAGGGCCTGAGAGAATTCCTCACCGCCGTGACTCTGACCAGCCTGATCGACTTGCCCTTCGTGGTGTTGATGCTGGTGGTGATCGGCCTGCTCGGCGGCTGGCTGGTGGTGATTCCGCTGCTGGCGTTTCCGATCACGATCATCTTCGCCATGGCGATTCAGGTGCGCCTGCGCGACACCGTGCAGAAAAGCCTGAGCCTCGGCGCCGAGCGTCAGGCGCTGCTGATCGAAACCCTCGGCGGCCTGGAAACCCTCAAGGCCTGCGGCGCCGAAAGCGAGCGCCAGCACAAATGGGAAAGCACCCACGGCGCCCTCACCCGCCTCGACAGCCACGCGCGCAACCTGTCGGCGCTGGCCACCAATGGCACCCTGTTCATTCAGCAGTTTTCCGGGATGGCGACGATTGTCGCCGGGGTCTACAGCATCATCGCCGGCAACCTCAGCGTCGGCGCACTGGTCGCCACCTACATGCTCGGCAGCCGTGTGCTCGCCCCGCTCGGCCAGATCGCCGGGCTGATCACCCGTTACCAGCAAGCGCAACTGACCATGAAAAGCACCGATGCGCTGATGGCCCTGCCGCAGGAACGCGACGGCAAACACCGGCCACTGGAGCGCACGCAGTTGCAGGGTGCGCTGGATGTCAGCGGCGTGACCTTTCATTACCACGGCCAGAATGCGCCAGCGCTGAGCGAGGTCAGCTTCAGCCTGAAACCCGGGGAGCGGGTCGGCATCATCGGCCGCAGCGGCTCGGGCAAAAGTACCCTGGCGCGGTTGGTCATGGGCTTCTACGAAGCGGAGGAAGGCCAACTTTTGCTAGACGGCCTCGACCTGCGCCAACTGGACGTGGCTGACCTGCGCCAGCAGATCGGTTATGTCGCCCACGACCTGCCGCTGCTGGCCGGCAGCCTGCGCGACAACCTGACCCTGGGTGCGCGCTACATCAGCGATTCACGCATGCTCGAAGTCGCCGAACTGACCGGCGTCACCGAACTGGCCAGGCAACATCCGCAAGGCTTCGACCGGCCGGTGGGCGAACGCGGGCAACTGCTTTCCGGCGGCCAGCGCCAGGCAGTGTTGCTGGCCCGGGCATTACTGCTCGATCCGCCGATCATGCTGCTCGACGAACCCACCAGCGCCATGGACAACAGCAGCGAAGATGCGCTGCGGCAGAAACTGCATGGCTGGATGCAAGGCAAAACCCTGCTGCTGGTCACTCACCGCACCTCGATGCTGAGCCTGGTGGACCGGTTGCTGGTGCTGGACAACGGCCGGGTCGTGGCTGACGGCCCGAAAGAAGCGGTCATCGATGCACTGCGCAAGGGCCGAGTCGGCTCGGCGGCGGTTTAGATACGTTTACTCGACTCATGATCTACACGCCCCCTGTGGCGAGGGAGCTTGCTCCCGCTGGGTTGCGCAGCAGCCCCAAGGATTTTGTGGGCGCTACGCACCCAAGCGGGAGCAAGCTCCCTCGCCACGGAGTACTCAGTTTGACGATCTTTTAAGAGGGGGACCGCCCCATGTCCGGTGCTTCAGAAAACCAGCCTCGCGGCTACTTCGACAGTTTCGGCAAAAGCGCCGAAGCCGAGTTCATGCCGGAAACCGCCGGCGCGGCGTTGCAGGATTCGCCGCGCAAATCGCGGATCACCGTGTGGCTGGCGGCGGCGCTGCTGATCGCCGCACTGGTCTGGGCCAAATTCGCCGTGCTCGAAGAAGTGACCATGGGCGAAGGCAAGGCGATCCCGTCGAGCAAGGTTCAGGTGATCCAGAACCTGGAAGGCGGCATCGTCACCGAGATTTTCGTCCGCGAAGGTCAGATGGTCGGCAAGGGCGACACCCTCCTGCGTCTGGATGACACGCGCTTTCGCTCGAACAAGGGTGAAAGCGAAGCCGACCGTTACGCGCTGACGGCGCAGGTCGAACGCTTGTCAGCAGAGGCCGAAGGACGCCCCTTCAAGCTTTCTGCCGAAGTAATCGCCAAGGCACCGCAAGTTGCCGAGGACGAGCGCTCGCTGCACGAACAGCGTCAGCGCCGCTTGGCCAGCGAACAGCGGACCCTCAGCGAACAGCTGCGCCAGAAAACCCAGGAGCTGGCCGAATTTCGCTCCAAGCAGGGCCAGTTCAGCTCGAGCCTGGCGCTGCTGCAACAAGAGATGAACATGTCCGAACCGCTGGTGAAAACCGGCGCCGTGTCACCGGTGGAAATCCTCAGGCTGCGGCGCAGCGCGGTGGAGATCCGTGGTTCGCTGAACGCCACCACGCTGGCGATTCCCCGCGCCGAATCAGCCATCGCCGAGATCCGCAGCAAGATCGACGAATCCGAGCAAACCTTCCGTTCGGAAGCGGCAAAAGAGCTGAATGAGAAACGCACCGACCTGTCGAAAATCACCGCCTCGAGCATCGCCATCGACGACCGCGTCAGCCGTACTACGGTGACCTCGCCGGTACGCGGGGTGAT
Protein-coding sequences here:
- a CDS encoding type I secretion system permease/ATPase codes for the protein MTSMEPGATGVDPRLSFDDPLLDGLLILCKLHGATVSRASLSAGLPLNKQRLSLDLLPRAAARAGLQARLLRRDLKDISPLNLPILLLLNDGRTAVLRRFGEDGKALLLPSEADGGEQWVSREELNEYYSGQALFARPRHELEDLRAPLVPRVHAWFRDTLKLSKWLYSDAILASFLINLLGLMVPLFVMQTYDRVVPNQATSTLWVLSIGLLIGTGFELVLRVVRAHLLDTAGKKTDVILSATLFERITGMSMKARPATIGGFAQSIHDFQGLREFLTAVTLTSLIDLPFVVLMLVVIGLLGGWLVVIPLLAFPITIIFAMAIQVRLRDTVQKSLSLGAERQALLIETLGGLETLKACGAESERQHKWESTHGALTRLDSHARNLSALATNGTLFIQQFSGMATIVAGVYSIIAGNLSVGALVATYMLGSRVLAPLGQIAGLITRYQQAQLTMKSTDALMALPQERDGKHRPLERTQLQGALDVSGVTFHYHGQNAPALSEVSFSLKPGERVGIIGRSGSGKSTLARLVMGFYEAEEGQLLLDGLDLRQLDVADLRQQIGYVAHDLPLLAGSLRDNLTLGARYISDSRMLEVAELTGVTELARQHPQGFDRPVGERGQLLSGGQRQAVLLARALLLDPPIMLLDEPTSAMDNSSEDALRQKLHGWMQGKTLLLVTHRTSMLSLVDRLLVLDNGRVVADGPKEAVIDALRKGRVGSAAV
- a CDS encoding HlyD family type I secretion periplasmic adaptor subunit: MSGASENQPRGYFDSFGKSAEAEFMPETAGAALQDSPRKSRITVWLAAALLIAALVWAKFAVLEEVTMGEGKAIPSSKVQVIQNLEGGIVTEIFVREGQMVGKGDTLLRLDDTRFRSNKGESEADRYALTAQVERLSAEAEGRPFKLSAEVIAKAPQVAEDERSLHEQRQRRLASEQRTLSEQLRQKTQELAEFRSKQGQFSSSLALLQQEMNMSEPLVKTGAVSPVEILRLRRSAVEIRGSLNATTLAIPRAESAIAEIRSKIDESEQTFRSEAAKELNEKRTDLSKITASSIAIDDRVSRTTVTSPVRGVIKQMKVNTIGGVVQPGSDMVEIVPLEDNLLIEAKVRPQDVAFLHPGQKAMVKFSAYDYTIYGGLSAKLELIGADTITDDKGNSFYLIQVRTDKNHLGGDVKPLLIIPGMVATVDIITGEKSVLDYLLKPVLKARTEAMRER